aaaaatgaaatggaaaTCCCCGGATCGAAATCAAACTGTCCGGTTCGCTCTGACTACGGTTAAACAGAAAAAGCTATGGAAATTTGCATATCAGGTGGGTTGGACCAGGACCGGGAAAACTCCACTTATTTGGGTGGTGGGCTGCGTTTCCTGGTTTTTCCGATGCTTCCCTTCGCCTTTGACAATAATTACACGGTAAATTTGGCAAAATGTGACGTCAAACAGCAAACAAGACGCCAGTGAAGACCCAAAACAAGTTGCACGTATCTATAAGCAATGTATCTGTGCATCCCCACACCCATACATTTGCCGGCAGGAACACAGATACCATGTTCAGCTACAAATTCCACAGATACACCTTTATACAGAGGCAGTGGCGCAGGcacttcaaaaaataaataacaatttgGTACGTTACACACGTCTCGGCTTATGCAAAAGTATCTGCAACTTGTTCCCTCTCTATCTATCTCTCTCTACCCCCATATGGCCGTCTCTCTCTGGCAAAAGAATGCTTCATTTCATGACCACCCACTTGGCAAACAGAAAACGCACAGGACATACACACAGGACGACTGACGAGAGGCCCTCGGAATGGTGTTGTTTGTTGATTCGGTTGTTCTTGCTGCCTCTTGTTTGCCCCCAAATTGAACAAATACCTAAAACAATCCTCGCTAGAACAGATATCACTGGGATGGTACGGGAAAGCCCAAAATAAGGTATCTGAAACTGTAAGATATtgcttttttaatttaataatgaagGAAAAACCATTCTTAAACGAAACTTAACCAAGGACCgaataaaaaaggtattttagcaaaatGATCTATTTTGAAAAGTCTACTGagatttgtatttttaaaagtcaaataaaactttttacaATTTCAGTATGGAAATAAGCAATACGTAATTGCAAATAAGTGTTATTTTGAGACCCTCCTTTTTAGTTTGACCAGTCCTAATAAAGAATTCATAAATATGGCTTTTAATttcaacaaatttaaaatgaaaactattagtttataataataaaacataTTTCTTTTCTACACCTTGACTTGCTTGtcacttttgttttttagACTTTGTCAGctaaaacaaaacataaaatcgGCAATCTCTGGATTCGGCCCAAATATTATGCACGCGTATTTGGTGAAAATTTtcagttataagaaataaatttgttGCAGAAATCGGAAGAAAGTGAGCGTCGGAAGACAGGGGTTGCGGGATCTCGGATTTGTTTTTGACCATGGATCAGCTGTCGATCAACCAGGTGTTTATCCGACGTTCGGACGGCCGAGTCCATTTGGCGGGGATTATCAAACTGGAGGGCGGTGCCAGTAATCTGGTGACGGTGGAGTGGTCCGAAGGACATGCTGTGCGGGGCAAGGAGCTGCCCTTGGAATGCTAGGAATGTGGGCCGGAATGTGATGAATTCGCAGACACTTGACGAAAAGGTGCCCATGTACGTCTACGAGGAAATTGTCGACGGTCGCAAGCTCACCGAAATCATCAACACCACCCACATGAATGCCAAGTACATGCCGAACTTTGAACTGCCGCCAAATATTGTGGGTGTATTATGATTGATTGACAATATGTTCAGTCATTCAACAATCATAGCGCTTTCcataaattgtatattttaacttggatttttaaagacttttttgtatatttatacaGTTTTCCTTTGGCTATTTTAGATAGTTTAAGAGCCATTATTTAAAgctttcaatattttcttacGTTGACCTCTAATCTTTTTCCTTTTATCATATTAATTATATAGATTCCATGTTCCGTCCTGGTGGGCTGTAATTTGCCCTACGAGCTGGCGCATGATCACTTTGCCGAGGGCACAGTGGGCTGTCGAGATCAGAAGTATTATCGAGTGCTGCACGACATATTTAAGTCACCCACTTTCCGTGTGGTGGTTACCGAGGATGCCGATTGTGTGGAGATCTGTTCCACTTTGAGAGTGAGTTTCTgcattaataattataatttcaaCAATACCCTCTTCCTTTTTTCAGAACATAATAGCCTTTGCGGCTGGTTGTTCAGATGGCATGGAGTTGAATGAAAACACAAAGGGTGGAATCATTCGGAGGGGATTTTTGGAGATGCTTCAGTTTGTGGATGTTTTTTACCCAGGCTGCCGCATGGGAACCTTTTTTGAGTCCTGTGGAATATCCGATTTGGTCACTAGTTGTTATGGTAACTAATTGCTATTAACtattaatataaatacttatattttaataaatatatttgtctTATAGCTAATCGCAACCGCAAGTTGGCCGAGGCCTTTGTAAAGACAGGAAAACCTCTCAGTGAGCTGGAGCACATCCTTATACCAGGACATGAACCATTGGGTCCAGTGACAGCTGAACTTGTTCACCATATGCTTAAAAAGAAGGGCTTGGAGGATAAGTTAGTGTGATATAAAGATGAGCACCACCAAAGGCTATAATAAACTTGATTTCCCCGCAGATTTCCTCTCTTCACATGTGTTTACAGGATCTGCACTGGGGATTATCCCCTGCACCGCCTGGTGGAAACTCTGATTAAGGCACGCGAGGATATGTAAGATGGAACTTCCTGGAACCCCTTGCTGATCTAGTACTAATAATTAATCTCCCTGCAGCTTTCACCCGCTCCATACGTTCCAGCTTTGAGGGTCTTCGTTTAATgtgtaatattatttaaataaaaccagAACAACTGCAACCAAACAACACAGAAATTTGCGTTCTTTCTTTAACCGTTTAGCCGACAAAATGGAGCACACGAGTTGGGGCTTTGTCTGGGGATATACACGAGTATATGGGTGTATATATGGTATTTGCCAGGACGCTCAGCTCGGTGTTCAAACAAAGCCCCTCCACATTTGTATTGTGCGTCTTTTCTTGCTGCAGTTCAAGTATTCCTTTGCGGAGAGAGTGCACTCCATTGAATGCACCAACGCTCCCAGCACATcgaaaaacaaagaaaatcaCTTCAGTCGGGGATCCGGATCCGGATGAATGGAAAAGAAAGCCGCCCCGCTTTCCATCTCATTGTTTTCCATGGCCCAACTATAAATTTATGTGTGTTTCTCGGTGTCCGGTAGttgattttcttttattttttagcatTGTATTGCGGCTGAAGTGCTTTCCAATCGGAATTGAGGAAATGGGAGCAACCACTGGAGGACTCATCGAGATCAGGGGTTCACTGAACTATACGTCAAACAGCTCTATATGTCAACACGACTTTGTAAGGCAGTAGTCAGTCAGTCAACGAAAGATCTCATAGCAGAAACATCTAAAATATATCTAAAAAATTTCTcctgaaaaaaaatatattttcaaaatgcCAAATGTCATCAATACAATGGATCCACTTTCAGGAAAACCAGCCAGGAATTACGTGATCTTAACTGTGGCGCTGCTATCACCTGTGTTTATGACGATTTATTTCCAAAATGCTGTATTCATCGCACATCGTGAGACATCAGGATTCTGGAAATTGGTAAAGAAGATTACTGACTATTTAGGGGAGCCTGAAAAGCCCAAAGTGGTGCCCAACTATTATCAAAGAATGTTGAACTATGTGATGCGCTAATTATCTATTGAAATCAGTCGGGATCCTTACTTTCATTGCAAACAAGTTCCTAAATTTGACAATTTCAAGATTCAGATTCCGGGATCCGAAAgcttaaatttttactttaataCAATGTGATACTATCTGAATACCTGAGAAGTCAGGTAGATCCTCCTACGGATACACAGTACACCTCAACACCAAGACGAAGACACCCAAACAAGATGTTTTACCACTTCTGGAAGTCAAGAACCCCCAtctgtattttaatataatCTCAAACCATCTGAAGTCCTAAGAAATCATTTTGGTCTTCACAAACATTACATGCAAACATCAGTTCACTGGAAACCAAGGAAAGGAACTAACCTTCATTTTCTTACTACAAAGAAACATGGATAATAACTTCGTCTATATGTTGAAAGAATCTGGAACCCTAATCATCCCAAGAAACAATTGCAACTCTACCACTATCACGTGCAAATGTTATCGTCGCCTGGCATCCTTTTAATCTGTTCACCGCCCATAAAAGTCAATTTTGAAATTGTTAtttaataaatgatttatgcAATTCATTTAGTTTTCGGCTTTGCGATTTCGTGTGAATTTTTTCAAGCATAATTAAATCAAAGCAACAAAGGCGGTAATCAGCGGGCGGGGGTATGATTGCATCCGGATTATGTATGCAGGGTCCTCTTTTAGAAAAGATGACGCTGACTTAAATAGTATAATGATATGCTTTATTCACATTCGACTTGTTAACTTaggttttacaaaatatacgtGTGCTATTAAACTGTACTCTTCGAGATTCTGGCAGCGAGTGAGTATGGCGGTGCGTTGCCACTTTTCACTCACGTTGCTACTGGGTATCGAATATaacttaggaatatcgagtaacttaggaatatcgagtacagaaagggAAAGATAATAGATCAGTAGGTGAGACCGCTTCTAGTGGTCCTTGTCTCTCCAGTACCGCATCCCACAATCGGCCCTCCTGACGCAGGATTCGTCCCGAATGCCTTCATGTACTCTGCGACGGTTGATGTCTTATAAGGCCCATCACCTTCGCCTACCCTTTCAACTTCGTATCTTCCATGGTTTCCTACTCTGACTACTTTATACGGCCCTAGGTACTTTCCTTTCAATTTCAAACCAGTACCATACTGGGTGCGTTTGATGGCTACTAAATCGTTTAGCTGGAACTTCTTTTCGACCTTTCTTTTTGAATCAAAAGCTTTCTTGTTTTCCGCTTGGATACTCTGAATGTTCTCCCTTGCTTCCTTCCTTAGTTTGTCGCGTTCATCATCTAACTCTGCAATCAAACAATCTTGTATCAATGACTTGAGCTGGACATCTCCTGAGATACGCATATCTAATCCTGTTAGCAGTTTGAACGGTGAAACTTTGGTACTCCTTGGCTCAGTGTTGTTTATGATCTGCTGTACCTTACCTACATGCTTATACCAGCACCCTGGGCTTTCAAGGCTTAGTTTGGAGAGCATCGGAACAACTATTTTATGCATGCGTTCTACTTGTCCGTTTCCCCTTGGTACGCCTGTTGCTATCAGCAAATGTTGGATCTTCTCCCTATCGCAGTACTCTTTGAACAGGTGGGATGTGAATGCAGCTCCACGATCTGACACTATCCTATACGGATTTCCGAAACAAACAGCCTGGCGCTCCAAACAAATCACTACTTCTTCAACCCCTGTGCTTCGTGTAGGATACAACCATACGTACTTGGAAAAGGCATCTACAATCACGAAGATGTGATTATATCGTTTTTTGGTTAACTCCATCGGACCAACATGATCGACATGGTATGTGACGAGCGGCTTGTCTCCCTTGTCTATTGGTGTAAGGAACCCTTCTTGCCTACCAGCCTTCGCATTCACAAGGATGCACTCTACGCAGCTATCGACCACTCGCGCTACTTTCTCTTTTAGCTTCGGAATGTAGTACGACTTCTCAATCAAATCCTGAGTTTTCTTGGATGAGAAGTGTCCTTGCTTGTGACTGTTCTGGATGATTTCGGTTTCCATGAGTGAAGGAACTACGAGCAACTCTTTGTTAGGATCCTTGAACAGAACTTCGTTCACGATGTAGAAGTCTTTGTCTCAACGACACTTTTGAGCACCTTCGTCCACTCATCTAACAGCTGTGCTTCCCGCAAACGATGAAACAAACTGTCAGTCAACGTATAACATGACACCCTACTCAACGCATCGACATGTCTCATCTTCGAACCTGACCTGTGTTCTATTTCGTAGTCGAAATCTTGTAGATACATCGCCCATCTAGACACTCTGAGCGGAATCTCTTTCTTCTTCATGGTCATGGTAAAGGCGTTACAGTCcgtaataattttaaacttcTTCCCTAGAACGTACACCCGCCACTTTACCAAGGCTCCGATAACTGCAAGTACTTCCAGTTCATAGGAATGATACTTTTCCTCACATGGCTTGGTTTTACGGCTCATGTAGAAAACTGGATGCCACAAGTTATCACAGGGATCTCGTTGAAGCAAAACGGctccaaatccgaacttggatGCATCGGTATGAATTTCTGTGTCAAGCGAATGATTATAGAGCTTCAGAACTGGACCATTGATCAACGCTTCTTTGAGGTTTTTGAATGCTGCTAATTGCTGGTCTTGAAACTCGAACCTCACCTCCTTGCCCAACATATCGGACAACGGCTTGGCAATTACGGCGTATCCTTCCACAAACCTACGGAAGTATGACGTCAATCCTAAGAATCTTTGGACTCCTTTCTTGTCGCGCGGAATCGGAAAATCAGCAACTGCTTGAGTTTTCTCATTACCTGGCTTGATGGTACCGTTTTCAACGACGTAGCCTAAGAAATTAACTTTGCGCTTCAACACTTGGCATTTACTCCAATTTATGCGCAAACCATTTCCTTGTGCCACTTCCAAAACTCGCTTCAACTTCTGCACGCCCTCATCGATACTCTTGCTCGAAATGATCACATCGTCCATGTATACAACCGCATCCTCGTTCTTAATCGAATCACGCATAACTGCCATGATAAACCTGGTAAACACTGCTGGAGAGTTTGTTATACCGAAGGGTACAAACAGGAACTCATACTGACCACTCTGAGTTACGAACGATGTATACTTTTGGGATTCTGGCGAAACAGGAACGTGAAAGAAACCATTAGTCAAATCTAGAGTTGTAAAAACTTGTCCACCTTGTAGCTTTTCGATCACACAGTCCATTTGAGCTGTTGGGAAGTTATCTCgaacaatcttttcatttaacTTTCTATAATCGCAACACAAGCGCTTCTTCCCGTTCTTCTTATCTACAAGCACCACTGGCGAAGCAAACTCGGATGTACTAGGCTTGATTATCCCTTCCTCTAGCCATTCTTGAACCTGGTCATCGACAATTTTCTGATCGCAATAAGCTAATCGTCTCGGATGTTGGAAAACAGGCAACTCGTCTGTCAATAAGATCTTCATCTCGACTGGTGAAGTGAGATTTCTTTTTGGCTTGTAACTTTCGATCAATGACTCCACTTCAGAAGCTACTTCCTGACTCAAGTGCTCTAAATCTACTGCTGAGACTGTCTTAGAGTCTTTCGTGCTGATCATGCACAGACTTTCGAATTCACTAATTAGCTGCATACAAGTACTCTGCCCTGCCTGGTTATCGTCTGATCCTGTCGTTGGTTTTTGCTGAACACTTTGAACTCTTGGCGAAAATATAGTGCCAGACTTGGTTACCATCATGTCAACGCTGTTTAAGATTGTTGTGCCTAAGATTGCGTCAAACTTCATATCGTCATCTGGTATGACATGAAACTCGACCGACATGTCGATTCCATCGATAACGACCTTTGTAACGAAGCTTCCGAATGTTAGCACCTGACTTTCTCCGATACCTGTCAAAACTCTCTGACGACCCATCAGACTGCCTACTCCAACGCCAAGCTTCAAGAACACACGCCTACGCATCAAACACAATTCAGCACCAGTGTCCACAAGTCCTTTGAATTCTGAATTCCTACACATCACAGATTTCAATTCCAAGCTTGAAGAAAAGGACTCACGCGATGGTTGTGAAACGACTTTATCGTCCTGGACGACATTGGTTGCTCTCTCTGTTTTGACCTGTACATCTGCTTTGCATTGCGCTGCTCGGTGTCCTGGTTGATCGCATTTAAAACATTTCTCCTTCACGGGACAGTCTTTCTTCATGTGCGACGAATCTCCGCACCGAAAACATTTCCTAACTGATCCACCTACCGCATCTTGTTTTGTGTCGTGCACAGCCTTGCTAACCTGTAAACCATACTTGCTAACTGGTTTGGATGATCCGCGTGATTTTTGATACGCGTCGATTTGTAACTTAAGATCCTTAAGGTTTCTGGCCTGGTATAGCATTGCCTTATTTGATCTAGCATCTGGGATACCCTCAACGAAATACTCGATCAAACTTTCCTCCTCCAAACAAATGGGCTTTGCAATTTCCATAAGTGCATAAAGGAACTCGTGCAAGGATTCACCCTTATGCTGCTGTCGTTTTCCCAACCTGCGATGAACTTCTGCTGAGGATAACTTGATTCCAAACTCCTCCAACAAAGCCGATTTCAAGCTTGCCCAGTCTTTGATATTCCTCTGGCTACGGACAAACATCTTTGCTGCTCCACTAAGCAACTGTTTTGCATACACAAACAACTGTAAAGGGTTCCACTCAACTGTAGCTGCACAATCCTCCAACTCTCCTATCCATTGGTTTATATCTGGGGAATTCGACCCAGAAAACTGCGAAACACTGCCCTCTACATCTTTCAACGTGAACCATGATCTACCCTGCCTTTCGTTTCCTAGTCCTTGATGCCAACCTGCTGCGTTTGGCCGATTTATAGTGGTTTCTGCGGACGTTACTGATAGACCATCTTCACCATTATCCTCCGTTTCCGACTCACCATCGTTGTTTAGACCGTAGTAGGTCAACAACCTCTCTTGCAATTCCGCTTTCAATCCAGTCGTACCCAATTGCAACTCCGACAACTTCCGACGCAACTCTTCAACTCGCAGTGCCAAGATCTCGATTTTCTCCATTTTACAACTTTGTCCTGTAGATTATTAAGATTAAACAatgatttcttaaatttagtATCAAAAGCAAATTGTAAGTAGATTAACCACCCTGTCTCTGGAACTGCTTGATTTCAATGTTACCCCACTACTTTACAAACgacttgaaataaactttcCGGCAACACTCCTCCAAAAGTTCAGCCACTCGCTCAATGATGTCGCTTTTGGTCGTCGTCGTATTTCTTTGCCACGCTTCCCGCTTTTGTAGCGTCACACTTACAATGAAGACTTCCAAACTCAACTGGAACTTTCTGGATGTTTTCGTCTGCTGCCAAGATCTGTGCCCCAGCCTTCCGCTTGCACAATCCTGCACGCACGCTCCGATGACCACACCAGATCCAATGTCTTGCTCGTTGTATCTCCACTGCTTCCAGCCCGTGTCTGCTGCTTCTCCTATGTCTCCAGCCACGATCCGCTGCCTCCTAATCCTTCCAGCACTTCGTCCGCTAGTTCTCCAAGTTCTTGCCTTTGCAAAAGCCACCAACTGTGTCTGCTTTCTGCGCCAGCCTTCTTTGTCACACTCCAGCCAAATTGCTTATGACGATTTGAAGATATCTAGCCGATTTGCTCAATTTCACCAGCTCTCCGCTTACGCACTCCACGTGTTTTTTGCCAAGGTGAAAGTTCTGTCGAATGGTAGGCTATATCTCGGTTGAGCCCCCAAAAATTGCAGGGTCCTCTTTTAGAAAAGATGACGCTGACTTAAATAGTATAATGATATGCTTTATTCACATTC
This DNA window, taken from Drosophila suzukii chromosome Y unlocalized genomic scaffold, CBGP_Dsuzu_IsoJpt1.0 scf_Y1, whole genome shotgun sequence, encodes the following:
- the LOC139353887 gene encoding glycerol-3-phosphate dehydrogenase [NAD(+)], cytoplasmic-like, which translates into the protein MLCGARSCPWNARNVGRNVMNSQTLDEKVPMYVYEEIVDGRKLTEIINTTHMNAKYMPNFELPPNIIPCSVLVGCNLPYELAHDHFAEGTVGCRDQKYYRVLHDIFKSPTFRVVVTEDADCVEICSTLRNIIAFAAGCSDGMELNENTKGGIIRRGFLEMLQFVDVFYPGCRMGTFFESCGISDLVTSCYANRNRKLAEAFVKTGKPLSELEHILIPGHEPLGPVTAELVHHMLKKKGLEDKFPLFTCVYRICTGDYPLHRLVETLIKAREDM